A window of bacterium contains these coding sequences:
- a CDS encoding sugar phosphate isomerase/epimerase family protein, with protein MLSIGTTFNYDIPLKTQLPMIKAAGFTHISLGGGNLEHSGYLNITGQRNLKEMIQDSGLKICSIHAPFKDVDVSSPEKSISLNAMDLLKRCIDSALFLGAKTIIFHPVSISRVDSIEDRKEILLKQVYSLLEYIGKKDIQLAIENLPSGLINDLVYFSLDRIDNSKYGLCYDSSHDNLLSEPLTILGKYGNRLFTTHISDNRGEKDDHILPFEGTFKWDEFTKVFHKIGFEGIFLLEVEMRRSAFQKPQEFLNEAFKRAQILLK; from the coding sequence ATGTTATCTATAGGGACTACTTTTAATTACGATATACCATTAAAAACACAATTGCCTATGATAAAGGCAGCCGGATTTACACATATTTCCTTGGGAGGAGGCAATCTCGAACATTCCGGGTATTTAAACATAACCGGACAAAGAAATCTTAAAGAAATGATACAGGATTCGGGACTGAAAATTTGCTCTATTCATGCTCCGTTCAAGGATGTTGATGTTTCCTCTCCCGAGAAAAGTATTTCATTAAATGCTATGGATTTACTTAAAAGGTGTATAGATTCTGCTTTGTTTTTGGGAGCAAAAACGATTATATTTCATCCTGTTTCTATTTCAAGGGTTGATTCTATTGAAGATAGAAAAGAAATCCTTCTTAAACAGGTTTATTCTTTGCTTGAATATATAGGGAAAAAAGATATACAATTAGCCATTGAAAACCTGCCATCCGGACTAATAAACGATTTAGTTTATTTCTCGCTGGATAGAATAGACAACTCTAAATATGGCTTATGTTATGATTCGTCCCATGATAATCTTTTATCCGAACCTCTTACAATTTTGGGCAAATACGGGAATAGGTTATTTACTACTCATATTTCCGACAACAGAGGCGAAAAAGATGACCATATCCTGCCTTTTGAGGGGACATTTAAGTGGGATGAATTTACTAAGGTTTTTCACAAGATAGGATTTGAAGGCATTTTTCTTCTCGAGGTAGAAATGCGAAGGTCGGCTTTTCAAAAACCACAGGAGTTTTTGAATGAAGCTTTTAAAAGGGCGCAAATATTATTGAAATAA